Proteins co-encoded in one Anopheles moucheti chromosome X, idAnoMoucSN_F20_07, whole genome shotgun sequence genomic window:
- the LOC128306643 gene encoding synaptic vesicle glycoprotein 2C — translation MSATVPLSNAYTFLRNTHNAQIRLERSLEPAHSTGEKRKHSEIVIDPTQIVTNGASSPPSNTTHTYSEALAVVGQGWFHTILLVVTGLCLMSVVNETVNVGFIISAAECDLNLTFSDKGILNGAGFLGVVSSSYVWGFLSDTWGRRRVLLLATTGALITSILSTFAPHVWVLIGARYLVGIFVSGNAATSYAYLAEFHGESSRAKVISWAAMFMAIGLIFLPSLAWLIIPLDDRFELYLFGMRYAMWRIYLLLCSLDLILIIAGLLYLPESGKFLLTNGNREKVVQILAKIYHLNQGKPEHTFPVKSITLDAIDAAYADEMQRRSNLGLRYLWQQTVPLFRAPLLWHTLKASVLMFGLFATSSGLFLWIPDILNTYVQHEDMQLCDVIALMHANKTAARANEPTAGSTCPIAINANIFLITSAMGVIFLACYILNGFIINRVGKTTLLNGWFVVCGICGLAVLWTSDFYLTLILIAAFVSSGCLGGVLSAISVDLFPTNYRAMAMCLILMTGRFGAMAGSNIIAYLLTYNCNLIFILFGGSLLVCALIGATLTET, via the exons GTACTGGGGAGAAACGTAAACATTCAGAAATCGTCATAGATCCGACACAAATTGTCACGAATGGGGCGAGTAGCCCACCAAGCAACACGACGCACACGTACAGTGAGGCACTCGCTGTGGTGGGTCAGGGCTGGTTCCACACCATACTGCTGGTCGTTACCGGCCTCTGCCTGATGAGTGTGGTCAACGAAACTGTCAACGTGGGCTTCATAATTTCCGCAGCCGAATGTGACCTGAACCTCACCTTCAGCGACAAGGGTATACTGAACGGGGCCGGGTTCTTGGGCGTGGTGTCTAGTTCCTACGTTTGGGGCTTCCTGTCGGACACCTGGGGTCGCCGACGAGTGCTACTACTAGCGACGACCGGTGCCCTCATCACATCGATCCTCTCCACCTTCGCACCACACGTCTGGGTACTTATCGGAGCACGGTATCTCGTTGGCATCTT CGTATCGGGCAATGCGGCGACGTCGTACGCGTACCTCGCAGAGTTCCACGGTGAATCCTCCCGCGCGAAGGTGATCTCCTGGGCCGCCATGTTCATGGCGATCGGATTGATTTTTCTACCATCGCTCGCCTGGCTGATCATACCGCTGGATGACCGGTTCGAGCTGTACCTGTTCGGCATGCGCTACGCCATGTGGCGCATCTATCTGCTACTCTGCTCGCTCGATCTGATACTCATCATCGCCGGTCTGCTGTATCTGCCCGAGAGTGGAAAGTTTCTGCTCACTAACGGCAACCGGGAGAAAGTGGTGCAAATTTTGGCCAAAATCTATCACCTCAATCAGGGCAAACCGGAGCAC ACATTCCCCGTCAAGTCGATCACCCTGGACGCGATAGATGCGGCGTATGCCGATGAAATGCAGCGCCGGTCCAACCTTGGGCTGCGCTACCTGTGGCAACAAACCGTACCACTGTTCCGGGCACCATTGCTGTGGCACACGCTAAAAGCATCCGTGCTGATGTTCGGTCTGTTTGCCACCTCATCCGGCCTGTTTCTCTGGATACCGGACATCCTTAACACGTACGTCCAGCACGAGGACATGCAGCTGTGCGACGTGATTGCGCTGATGCACGCGAACAAAACGGCTGCCCGTGCGAACGAACCAACCGCTGGCAGTACCTGCCCAATAGCGATCAACGCGAACATCTTTCTGATCACCTCCGCGATGGGTGTCATCTTTCTGGCGTGCTACATCCTGAACGGTTTCATCATCAACCGAGTCGGCAAGACGACACTGCTCA ACGGTTGGTTTGTGGTGTGCGGTATCTGCGGGCTTGCCGTACTGTGGACTTCCGATTTCTATCTGACGCTGATACTGATCGCTGCCTTCGTCTCGTCTGGCTGCCTCGGTGGCGTCCTAAGTGCAATATCGGTCGACCTATTTCCGACTAATTACCG GGCAATGGCGATGTGCCTGATTCTGATGACCGGCCGGTTTGGGGCAATGGCCGGCAGCAACATTATCGCCTATCTGCTCACGTATAACTGCAATCTGATCTTCATACTGTTCGGCGGCTCACTGCTAG TTTGTGCTCTAATTGGAGCAACCTTAACGGAAACGTGA